The Streptomyces puniciscabiei genome contains a region encoding:
- a CDS encoding APC family permease — MAVSEATPGPKTHKPGLRREIGFIGLIWASEGSIIGSGWLFGAQGALAAAGPAAIISWVIGGIAILILALVHAELGGMYPVSGGTARFPHYAFGGAAGASFGWFSWLQAATVAPIEVLAMITYGQHYSWASGWEKVKGGEHVLTPPGIAVAVGLMAVITAINFLSIRLLARTNSAATWWKVGIPLLTIFVFAIAQFHTANFTAADGFNPYGAKGILSAVSTSGIIFALLGFEQADQLAGESANPKRDIPRAVIGSILLGILIYILLQVTFLAALPASQIGSHWANSAFTALSGPFAQVATLISLGWLATVLYLDAVISPAGTGLIYITGSSRVSYGLSRNGYVPSAFENTNRRGVPWVGLITAFVVGCICFLPFPSWRSLVGLITSASVLMYAGAPLSFGVFRNRLPEAHRPYRLPGGGVLSPLAFIVANLLILWSGWTTDWKLGVAILIGYVILIANRVFKMNPITPQLDLRAAQWLPAYLVGMGLIVYLSDFGPLKHPWFPLWWDIAVTAVFSLAIYYWAMAVALPSEQIQRLIDQVVVPEEEDIL, encoded by the coding sequence ATGGCCGTTTCAGAGGCGACGCCCGGCCCGAAGACCCACAAACCCGGGCTTCGGCGGGAGATCGGCTTCATCGGACTCATCTGGGCCTCGGAGGGGTCGATCATCGGATCCGGGTGGCTGTTCGGCGCACAGGGCGCCCTGGCGGCGGCGGGTCCGGCGGCGATCATCTCCTGGGTCATCGGCGGCATCGCGATCCTGATCCTGGCGCTGGTGCACGCGGAGCTGGGCGGCATGTACCCGGTCTCGGGCGGCACCGCGCGCTTCCCGCACTACGCCTTCGGCGGCGCCGCAGGCGCGTCGTTCGGCTGGTTCTCCTGGCTGCAGGCGGCCACGGTGGCACCCATCGAGGTGCTGGCGATGATCACCTACGGCCAGCACTACTCCTGGGCCAGCGGCTGGGAGAAGGTCAAGGGCGGCGAGCACGTCCTGACCCCGCCCGGCATCGCCGTCGCGGTGGGGCTGATGGCGGTCATCACCGCCATCAACTTCCTCAGCATCCGGCTCCTGGCCCGCACCAACAGCGCCGCGACCTGGTGGAAGGTCGGCATCCCCCTGCTGACGATCTTCGTGTTCGCCATCGCCCAGTTCCACACCGCCAACTTCACCGCGGCGGACGGTTTCAACCCGTACGGGGCCAAGGGCATCCTGTCGGCCGTCTCCACCAGTGGCATCATCTTCGCGCTGCTGGGTTTCGAGCAGGCCGACCAGCTCGCCGGCGAGAGCGCCAACCCCAAGCGGGACATCCCGCGGGCGGTGATCGGGTCGATCCTGCTCGGCATCCTGATCTACATCCTGCTGCAGGTCACCTTCCTCGCCGCGCTGCCCGCCTCGCAGATCGGCAGCCACTGGGCCAACTCCGCGTTCACCGCGCTGAGTGGGCCGTTCGCGCAGGTCGCCACGCTCATCAGCCTGGGCTGGCTGGCGACCGTCCTGTATCTCGACGCCGTGATCTCCCCCGCCGGCACCGGACTGATCTACATCACCGGCTCCTCCCGGGTGTCGTACGGCCTCAGCCGTAACGGTTACGTGCCCTCCGCCTTCGAGAACACCAACCGGCGCGGCGTTCCCTGGGTCGGCCTGATCACCGCCTTCGTGGTCGGCTGCATCTGCTTCCTGCCCTTCCCCAGCTGGCGTTCGCTGGTCGGCCTGATCACCAGTGCGAGCGTGCTGATGTACGCCGGTGCGCCGCTCTCCTTCGGGGTGTTCCGCAACCGGCTGCCCGAGGCCCACCGTCCCTACCGGCTGCCCGGCGGCGGCGTGCTGTCGCCGCTCGCCTTCATCGTCGCCAACCTGCTGATCCTGTGGTCGGGGTGGACCACCGACTGGAAGCTCGGCGTCGCCATCCTGATCGGCTACGTCATCCTGATCGCGAACCGGGTGTTCAAGATGAACCCCATCACCCCGCAGCTCGACCTGCGTGCCGCGCAGTGGCTGCCGGCCTATCTGGTGGGCATGGGGCTCATCGTCTACCTCAGCGACTTCGGGCCCCTGAAGCACCCCTGGTTCCCGCTGTGGTGGGACATCGCGGTCACGGCCGTGTTCAGCCTCGCCATCTACTACTGGGCCATGGCGGTGGCCCTGCCCAGCGAACAGATCCAGCGGCTCATCGACCAGGTCGTCGTACCGGAGGAAGAGGACATCCTCTGA
- a CDS encoding non-oxidative hydroxyarylic acid decarboxylases subunit D encodes MAEPTHPGCPRCAHGETEHIHASPVPGVWDVLQCPRCLYMWRTSEPARRTRRENYPEGFRLTVADLANTDEVPAVPPLRQAP; translated from the coding sequence ATGGCCGAACCCACCCACCCCGGCTGCCCGCGCTGCGCGCACGGGGAGACCGAGCACATCCACGCCTCCCCCGTCCCCGGGGTCTGGGACGTGCTGCAGTGCCCGCGCTGCCTGTACATGTGGCGCACCAGCGAACCGGCGCGGCGTACCCGGCGCGAGAACTATCCCGAGGGCTTCCGGCTGACCGTGGCGGACCTCGCGAACACCGACGAGGTGCCGGCCGTGCCCCCGCTGCGCCAGGCGCCCTGA
- a CDS encoding arabinofuranosidase catalytic domain-containing protein translates to MRGSPRSLASLLAVIGLVLGALLGMPAPTQAAGSLPCDIYGAAGTPCVAAHSTVRALFSSYDGPLYRVTRALDGAGADIGLLSPGGYADAGQQDRFCADTTCAITKIYDQTARHNDLTPGPAGTSGMGADRGADASEIAVTAGGHKVYGVWISPGVGYRYTGAAPGVAVNGQPEGAYMVASGTHVGSACCFDYGNAESTPADTGNGHMDAVSLATTCYFAPCTGSGPWVEADLENGMFQGDNGSNTANRGNASTFVTAVLKNDGRTRYALKGGDAQSGGLSTWWDGALPTRGGYQPMHQEGGIILGTGGDNSNWNMGTFFEGVMVSGYPADAAENAVQANIVSVGYSGETNVPNGPQGTITGPGGKCVDVAADDTGTDGAAVQLWDCQSYAEDQHWTHYADGSLRTLGRCLDIDGNGTAAGTKVELWDCDGVGGQRWVQQGDGSLLNPQSGRCLDSPSGATANGTRLQIWDCNGSSAQKFPLG, encoded by the coding sequence ATGCGCGGAAGCCCCAGATCGCTCGCGTCGCTCCTGGCCGTCATCGGCCTGGTCCTGGGCGCGTTGCTCGGTATGCCCGCACCGACGCAGGCCGCTGGTTCACTGCCCTGTGACATCTACGGCGCCGCCGGCACCCCCTGCGTCGCCGCGCACAGCACGGTGCGCGCGCTCTTCTCCTCCTACGACGGCCCGCTGTACCGGGTGACCCGCGCCTTGGACGGGGCCGGCGCCGACATCGGGCTGCTGTCGCCGGGCGGTTACGCCGACGCGGGACAGCAGGACAGGTTCTGTGCGGACACCACATGCGCCATCACGAAGATCTACGACCAGACAGCCCGGCACAACGACCTCACCCCGGGCCCGGCGGGTACCTCCGGCATGGGCGCGGACCGGGGCGCGGACGCGTCCGAGATCGCCGTCACCGCGGGCGGCCACAAGGTGTACGGCGTGTGGATCTCACCGGGAGTCGGTTACCGGTACACGGGTGCCGCCCCGGGTGTCGCCGTGAACGGGCAACCGGAGGGCGCCTACATGGTGGCCAGCGGCACCCATGTGGGCTCCGCCTGCTGCTTCGACTACGGAAACGCCGAGAGCACACCGGCCGACACCGGCAACGGCCACATGGACGCGGTCAGCCTCGCGACCACCTGCTACTTCGCGCCGTGCACCGGCTCCGGGCCCTGGGTCGAGGCCGACCTGGAGAACGGCATGTTCCAGGGCGACAACGGCTCCAACACCGCCAACCGGGGCAACGCGAGCACCTTCGTCACCGCCGTACTGAAGAACGACGGGCGGACGCGGTACGCGCTCAAGGGCGGTGACGCACAGTCCGGCGGGCTCTCCACCTGGTGGGACGGCGCCCTGCCCACGCGCGGCGGATATCAGCCCATGCACCAGGAGGGCGGCATCATCCTCGGCACGGGCGGCGACAACAGCAACTGGAACATGGGCACGTTCTTCGAGGGCGTGATGGTCTCCGGCTACCCGGCCGACGCGGCCGAGAACGCCGTCCAGGCCAACATCGTCTCCGTCGGCTACTCCGGCGAGACGAACGTCCCCAACGGCCCCCAGGGCACCATCACCGGCCCCGGCGGCAAGTGCGTCGACGTCGCCGCCGACGACACCGGCACCGACGGCGCGGCCGTGCAGCTGTGGGACTGCCAGTCGTACGCGGAGGACCAGCACTGGACGCACTATGCCGACGGCAGCCTGCGCACGCTGGGCCGGTGTCTGGACATCGACGGCAATGGGACGGCGGCCGGGACGAAGGTGGAGTTGTGGGACTGCGACGGTGTGGGTGGGCAGAGGTGGGTGCAGCAGGGTGATGGTTCGCTGCTGAATCCGCAGTCGGGGCGGTGTCTGGACTCTCCCAGTGGGGCGACGGCCAATGGCACGCGGCTGCAGATCTGGGACTGCAACGGCTCGTCGGCCCAGAAGTTCCCCCTGGGGTGA
- a CDS encoding tetratricopeptide repeat protein: MSLFKDGRYAEAEAEARAVAEARSVLRLDTYAPLALSVAALAMSAQGRHAEALALYDELLPVFGRTFGAEHLHTLKLRSDRAQTLVPLARYAECEAECAAVARIAGRGTGAQMPLIAGAARNGLIFALNKQGRYEEAEALARETLGAHPAPSRLALVLHLGLVRSLNGQGRHEEALAEAGHADALRRKAPEGSRTETGAVELAVATALLGLGRTAEARTRAVAAHDACRAEFGPDHHRTVEARVLLDRIDGT, translated from the coding sequence ATGAGCCTGTTCAAGGACGGGCGCTACGCCGAGGCGGAGGCCGAGGCCCGCGCCGTGGCCGAGGCCCGGTCGGTGCTGCGCCTCGACACCTACGCGCCACTGGCACTGAGCGTCGCCGCGCTCGCGATGAGCGCCCAGGGCCGCCATGCCGAAGCCCTTGCGCTGTACGACGAACTGCTGCCGGTGTTCGGCAGGACCTTCGGCGCCGAGCATCTGCACACGCTCAAACTCCGCTCGGACCGCGCCCAGACGCTGGTTCCACTCGCCCGGTACGCCGAATGCGAGGCGGAGTGCGCGGCCGTCGCCCGGATCGCCGGCCGGGGCACGGGAGCGCAGATGCCTCTCATAGCGGGGGCCGCCCGGAACGGACTGATCTTCGCCCTCAACAAGCAGGGCCGCTACGAGGAGGCCGAGGCACTCGCCCGCGAGACCCTCGGCGCCCACCCCGCACCGAGCCGGCTGGCCCTGGTCCTGCACCTCGGCCTGGTCCGCAGCCTCAACGGTCAGGGTCGCCACGAGGAGGCTCTTGCCGAGGCCGGACACGCCGACGCGCTGCGCCGGAAAGCGCCCGAGGGCTCCCGCACGGAGACCGGAGCCGTCGAACTGGCCGTCGCCACCGCTCTGTTGGGGCTGGGGCGCACTGCCGAGGCCCGCACCCGGGCCGTGGCCGCCCACGACGCCTGTCGGGCCGAGTTCGGCCCGGACCATCACCGCACCGTCGAGGCCCGGGTGCTGCTCGACCGCATCGACGGGACGTGA
- a CDS encoding TetR/AcrR family transcriptional regulator: MSDSGEGTKRAARSRRSDARRNEETLLEAATAAFVDSGVEAPVRDIATRAGVGVGTIYRHFPTRADLVIAVYRHQVEGLAEAGPALLKTTTTAHAALGRWIDLFVDFLVTKHGLAAVLKPDSTGFDALHTYFLDRLVPVCSELLQAAAATGEIRSDLEAYELMRGVGNLCIGAESDPRYDARRLVALLVQGLHAEHTHQESGR, encoded by the coding sequence GTGAGCGACAGCGGCGAGGGGACGAAGCGCGCGGCCCGGTCCAGGCGGAGTGACGCCCGGCGCAACGAGGAGACACTGCTCGAGGCTGCCACGGCGGCCTTCGTCGACTCGGGTGTGGAAGCGCCGGTACGCGACATCGCGACCCGGGCCGGGGTCGGAGTGGGCACGATCTACCGTCACTTCCCGACGCGTGCGGATCTCGTCATCGCCGTGTACCGGCACCAGGTGGAGGGCCTGGCCGAGGCCGGTCCCGCGCTGCTAAAGACAACCACCACCGCCCACGCCGCACTCGGGCGGTGGATCGACCTCTTCGTCGATTTCCTGGTGACCAAGCACGGCCTCGCTGCCGTGCTGAAGCCTGACAGCACGGGCTTCGACGCGCTGCACACCTACTTCCTCGACCGGCTGGTCCCCGTCTGCAGCGAGCTGCTCCAAGCCGCGGCCGCCACCGGCGAGATCCGGTCCGACCTGGAGGCCTATGAGCTCATGCGAGGGGTCGGCAACCTCTGCATCGGCGCGGAGAGCGATCCCCGCTACGACGCACGCCGACTGGTGGCGCTCCTGGTCCAAGGCCTGCACGCCGAACACACCCACCAGGAATCCGGCAGGTGA
- a CDS encoding helix-turn-helix domain-containing protein translates to MDKNGQSRAIRRTEITPVPYRAAAGAPPGAEVLDLSALPGRAHGHGLDPYAAKRPTFHELIAVRGGRLRCFLDFGTCEMTAGDWLWVRPGQVHQYDSDLAAADGVVVLFTSGFLTPATVEAARVDQPVWRSALTPTDTDGAALDAVLQVLRSEYRRLADLPLEIQIDVVRHLLSVLVLRLSHAQGVRETAGAGSEAFRRFQRAVERDFSRTHRVEDYAHALGYSVRTLTRATRSATGTGAKAFIDDRVLLEARRLLWHTDLPAAAVGDRLGFPGATVFTRFFRRRTGETPAAFRARARGTNEE, encoded by the coding sequence ATGGACAAAAACGGACAGTCGCGCGCCATCCGCCGGACCGAGATCACTCCCGTCCCCTACCGTGCCGCAGCCGGCGCCCCGCCCGGCGCGGAGGTCCTCGATCTCTCCGCCCTGCCCGGCCGTGCCCACGGCCACGGCCTTGATCCCTACGCTGCCAAGCGGCCCACCTTCCATGAACTGATCGCGGTGCGCGGCGGTCGGCTGCGCTGCTTCCTTGACTTCGGCACGTGTGAGATGACCGCGGGTGACTGGCTGTGGGTACGGCCCGGCCAGGTCCACCAGTACGACTCCGACCTCGCCGCGGCCGACGGTGTCGTCGTGCTGTTCACCTCCGGGTTCCTCACCCCCGCGACCGTGGAGGCCGCACGGGTCGACCAGCCCGTCTGGCGGTCGGCCCTGACCCCCACGGACACGGACGGGGCGGCCCTGGACGCCGTACTCCAGGTGCTCCGCAGCGAGTACCGAAGGCTCGCCGACCTGCCGCTGGAGATCCAGATCGACGTAGTACGGCACCTGCTGTCGGTCCTCGTGCTCCGGCTGTCCCACGCACAGGGCGTACGCGAGACGGCCGGGGCCGGCAGCGAGGCGTTCCGTCGCTTCCAGCGCGCCGTCGAGCGTGACTTCTCCCGGACCCACCGGGTCGAGGACTACGCCCACGCGCTCGGCTACAGCGTCCGGACCCTGACCCGGGCCACCCGCTCGGCGACCGGCACCGGAGCAAAGGCCTTCATCGACGACAGGGTCCTGCTGGAGGCACGGCGGCTGCTGTGGCACACCGACCTGCCGGCCGCGGCCGTCGGCGACCGCCTCGGCTTTCCCGGCGCCACCGTGTTCACGAGGTTCTTCCGGCGGCGCACCGGGGAGACCCCCGCCGCGTTCCGGGCCCGGGCCCGGGGGACGAATGAGGAGTGA
- a CDS encoding trypsin-like serine peptidase, producing the protein MEPGTRIARYAAVCAAALLLCTGLTTTASAGTLTASAGTLTTAGDSLLPSVGATTESGHGAMDGPGTLADQLDAYWTPARMEAALPADARKGTGTAAPAGGVSPAVDGPRPGEYIPPSRSFDGIPQAGTFFWTDVSGTGRTCSGSVVRSPGHDLVLSAGHCLKGYAGTSPKRHLAFVPQYHDSLKPFGIFPVRTNGVYVAQQYYDLGEHAGAAYDFAFAVTEPNQEGTRLQDAVGGVRLLTGTGYYHAPVRMIGYPAGAEKPLECWSWTTRWDSDDPADPGTFPRIACDAFVGGTSGGPMLVPWPGGWAVFGVIGGYHTGGNTPQVSYSAYFGAATQALYRAAVTGAPPAGPRLTSG; encoded by the coding sequence ATGGAGCCCGGGACCAGGATCGCGCGCTACGCCGCCGTCTGCGCGGCAGCCCTTCTGCTCTGCACCGGCCTCACCACCACTGCCTCCGCCGGGACACTCACGGCCTCCGCCGGGACACTGACGACGGCCGGCGACAGCCTCCTGCCGTCCGTCGGCGCCACCACGGAGTCCGGCCACGGCGCCATGGACGGCCCGGGCACACTCGCCGACCAGCTCGACGCCTACTGGACGCCGGCGCGCATGGAGGCAGCGCTGCCCGCCGACGCCCGCAAAGGAACCGGAACGGCTGCCCCGGCGGGCGGCGTGTCCCCTGCCGTGGACGGCCCCCGGCCGGGCGAGTACATCCCGCCCAGCAGGAGCTTCGACGGCATCCCCCAGGCCGGCACCTTCTTCTGGACGGACGTCAGTGGTACCGGCCGCACGTGCAGCGGCTCCGTCGTGCGCAGTCCCGGCCATGACCTGGTGCTGAGCGCCGGCCACTGTCTGAAGGGCTACGCGGGCACCTCACCCAAGAGGCACCTGGCCTTCGTCCCGCAGTACCACGACAGCCTCAAGCCGTTCGGGATCTTCCCCGTGCGGACCAACGGCGTCTATGTCGCCCAGCAGTACTACGACCTTGGTGAACACGCGGGCGCCGCCTATGACTTCGCCTTCGCGGTCACGGAGCCCAACCAGGAGGGAACACGCCTTCAGGACGCGGTCGGTGGCGTGCGGCTGCTCACCGGGACCGGCTACTACCACGCCCCGGTGCGGATGATCGGCTACCCGGCGGGGGCGGAGAAGCCGCTGGAGTGCTGGAGCTGGACCACCAGGTGGGACAGCGACGACCCGGCCGACCCGGGCACGTTCCCGCGCATCGCCTGCGACGCCTTCGTGGGCGGGACCAGCGGTGGCCCCATGCTCGTGCCCTGGCCCGGCGGCTGGGCGGTTTTCGGGGTGATCGGCGGCTATCACACCGGCGGCAACACCCCGCAGGTCTCGTACAGCGCCTACTTCGGCGCCGCCACGCAGGCCCTCTACCGCGCAGCGGTCACCGGCGCCCCACCGGCCGGACCGCGCCTCACCTCCGGTTGA
- a CDS encoding non-oxidative hydroxyarylic acid decarboxylases subunit C: MPYDDLRGFLDALDKEGQLLRVAEQVLPEPDIAAAANAAPRLGDAAPALFFDNVKGFTNARIAMNVHGSWANHALALGLPKETGAKEQVAEFARRWEAFPVEPEWRENPPWAQNTLEGEDADIFRVLPLIRLNDGDGGFYIDKAAVVSKDPDDPEHSGKQNLGIYRLEVKGRRRLAIQPVPMHDIALHLKTAEERGEDLPVAITLGNDPVITIAASTPMKYEENEYGLAGALRGAPAPIARAPLTGLPVPWGSEVVIEGVIEGRRREIEGPFGEFTGHYSGGRSMPVIRVDRISYRTDPVFEHLYLGMPWTECDYLIAANTSVPLFQQLKADFPEVQAVNASYTHGLVVIVSTKKRYGGFAKAVGLRVLTTPHGLGYATTVIMVDEDVDPFSLPQVMWALSTKMNPAEDLITVPRLPVVELAPQAQTPGIVDKLVIDATTPVAPDRRGTYGNPVRDLPETAAWLTRLQALAARH, translated from the coding sequence ATGCCCTACGACGACCTTCGTGGCTTTCTCGACGCCCTCGACAAGGAGGGTCAGCTTCTCCGGGTCGCGGAACAGGTGCTGCCGGAGCCGGACATCGCCGCCGCGGCGAATGCCGCTCCGCGCCTCGGAGACGCGGCCCCGGCACTGTTCTTCGACAACGTCAAGGGGTTCACTAACGCGCGCATCGCGATGAACGTCCACGGCTCATGGGCCAACCACGCGCTCGCTCTCGGCCTGCCGAAGGAGACCGGCGCCAAGGAGCAGGTCGCCGAGTTCGCCCGGCGCTGGGAGGCGTTCCCGGTCGAGCCCGAGTGGCGCGAGAACCCGCCCTGGGCCCAGAACACCCTCGAGGGCGAAGACGCCGACATTTTCCGGGTCCTGCCGCTCATCCGGCTCAACGACGGCGACGGGGGCTTCTACATCGACAAGGCCGCCGTCGTCTCGAAGGACCCCGACGACCCCGAGCACAGCGGCAAGCAGAACCTCGGCATCTACCGCCTCGAGGTCAAGGGCCGGCGCAGGCTCGCGATCCAGCCCGTGCCGATGCACGACATCGCCCTGCATCTCAAGACCGCCGAGGAGCGGGGCGAGGACCTGCCCGTGGCCATCACCCTCGGCAACGACCCGGTGATCACCATCGCCGCGTCCACCCCCATGAAGTACGAGGAGAACGAGTACGGGCTGGCCGGCGCCCTGCGTGGAGCACCCGCCCCGATCGCCCGGGCACCCCTGACCGGGCTGCCGGTGCCATGGGGCAGCGAGGTGGTGATCGAGGGCGTCATCGAAGGGCGCAGGCGGGAGATCGAGGGGCCGTTCGGCGAGTTCACGGGGCACTACTCGGGTGGGCGCAGCATGCCGGTGATCCGCGTGGACCGGATCTCGTACCGGACCGACCCGGTCTTCGAGCACCTCTATCTCGGGATGCCGTGGACCGAGTGCGACTACCTCATCGCGGCGAACACGTCCGTGCCGTTGTTCCAGCAGCTGAAGGCGGACTTCCCGGAGGTGCAGGCGGTCAACGCCTCCTACACGCACGGACTGGTCGTCATCGTCTCGACGAAGAAGCGGTACGGCGGCTTCGCCAAGGCGGTCGGACTGCGGGTGCTGACGACACCGCACGGGCTCGGCTACGCGACCACGGTCATCATGGTGGACGAGGACGTCGACCCGTTCAGCCTGCCACAGGTGATGTGGGCGCTGTCGACCAAGATGAACCCGGCCGAAGACCTGATCACCGTCCCCCGTCTGCCGGTCGTCGAACTTGCACCGCAGGCGCAGACGCCCGGCATCGTGGACAAGCTCGTCATCGACGCCACGACGCCCGTCGCCCCCGACCGTCGCGGCACCTACGGCAACCCGGTCCGGGACCTGCCCGAGACGGCCGCATGGCTCACGCGACTGCAGGCTCTCGCCGCCCGCCACTGA
- a CDS encoding non-oxidative hydroxyarylic acid decarboxylases subunit B: MRLVVGMTGATGAVFGVRLLEALATLPEVETHLVLSRWARTTIELETGLTVPEVTALADVTYAPEDQGAAISSGSFRTDGMIVVPCSMKTLAGIRAGYADGLVGRAADVVLKERRRLVLVPRETPLSEIHLENMLELARKGVQLVPPMPAFYNHPQSVDDIVDHVVTRVLDQFDLPAPSPRRWEGMRAARALRPAG, translated from the coding sequence GTGCGATTGGTCGTGGGCATGACGGGAGCGACGGGGGCCGTGTTCGGCGTCCGGCTGCTGGAGGCTCTGGCGACGCTCCCGGAGGTGGAGACGCACCTGGTGCTCAGTCGCTGGGCGCGGACCACCATCGAGCTGGAGACCGGCCTCACGGTCCCCGAGGTCACCGCGCTGGCCGATGTCACGTATGCGCCGGAGGACCAGGGGGCGGCCATCTCGTCGGGTTCGTTCCGGACGGACGGCATGATCGTCGTGCCGTGCTCGATGAAGACCCTCGCCGGTATCCGCGCCGGGTATGCCGACGGTCTGGTGGGACGGGCCGCGGACGTGGTGCTGAAGGAGCGGCGCCGGCTGGTCCTCGTCCCCCGTGAGACACCGCTGAGCGAGATCCATCTGGAGAACATGCTCGAACTCGCCCGCAAAGGCGTGCAGTTGGTGCCGCCGATGCCGGCGTTCTACAACCATCCGCAGTCGGTGGACGACATCGTCGACCATGTCGTCACACGCGTCCTCGACCAGTTCGACCTGCCCGCGCCCTCGCCCCGACGGTGGGAGGGCATGCGGGCGGCCCGCGCCCTGCGACCGGCCGGCTGA
- a CDS encoding aldo/keto reductase yields MQYRTLGRTGVQVSSLALGAMNFGRIGCTTQGEATAIVDAALASGINLIDTADMYGDGESEEMVGKAVAGRRDDIVLATKAAMPMGDERNHRGTSRRWLVTALDNSLRRLGVDHVDLYQIHRWDPNTSDEETLSALTDLQRAGKIRYFGSSTFPAHRIVQAQWAAREHRLSRYVTEQPSYSVLQRGIESHVLPVTEEYGLGVLVWSPLASGWLSGAIRAGRDITTNRSAFMPQRFDLRVPANRNRLEAVERLAGIADEAGLTLIQLALGFVTAHPAVTSALIGPRTPDHLQSQLAAADIVLTADVLDAIDAIVAPGVDLAPEEKHDTPPALLDPALRRR; encoded by the coding sequence ATGCAGTACCGCACTTTGGGCCGCACCGGCGTGCAGGTCAGCTCCCTCGCGCTCGGCGCGATGAACTTCGGCCGGATCGGATGCACCACCCAGGGCGAGGCCACCGCCATCGTCGACGCCGCCCTCGCGAGCGGGATCAACCTCATCGACACCGCCGACATGTACGGTGACGGTGAGTCGGAGGAGATGGTGGGCAAGGCCGTCGCGGGTCGCCGTGACGACATCGTCCTGGCGACGAAGGCCGCCATGCCCATGGGTGACGAGCGCAACCACAGGGGCACCTCGCGCCGTTGGCTGGTGACCGCGCTGGACAACAGCCTGCGCCGCCTCGGCGTCGACCACGTCGACCTCTACCAGATCCACCGCTGGGATCCGAACACCAGCGACGAGGAGACCCTGTCGGCACTGACCGACCTGCAACGCGCGGGAAAGATACGCTACTTCGGCTCCTCGACCTTCCCCGCCCACCGCATCGTCCAGGCGCAGTGGGCGGCCCGCGAGCACCGGCTGAGCCGCTACGTCACCGAACAGCCCAGCTACTCCGTCCTCCAGCGGGGGATCGAGAGCCATGTGCTGCCCGTGACCGAGGAGTACGGGCTCGGTGTGCTGGTGTGGAGCCCGCTGGCCTCGGGCTGGCTGTCCGGCGCGATCCGCGCGGGCCGGGACATCACCACCAACCGCTCGGCGTTCATGCCGCAGCGCTTCGACCTCCGCGTGCCCGCCAACAGGAACAGGCTCGAGGCCGTCGAGCGGCTCGCCGGGATCGCCGACGAGGCCGGGCTCACGCTCATCCAGCTCGCGCTCGGTTTCGTGACCGCGCACCCCGCGGTGACCAGTGCGCTCATCGGACCCCGGACGCCTGACCACCTTCAGTCCCAACTGGCCGCCGCAGACATCGTGTTGACCGCCGACGTACTCGACGCCATAGACGCGATCGTGGCCCCGGGCGTCGACCTCGCCCCCGAGGAGAAGCACGACACTCCGCCCGCGCTGCTCGACCCGGCACTGCGACGCCGGTGA